A portion of the Pan troglodytes isolate AG18354 chromosome 10, NHGRI_mPanTro3-v2.0_pri, whole genome shotgun sequence genome contains these proteins:
- the AVPR1A gene encoding vasopressin V1a receptor produces the protein MDSMRLSAGPDAGPSGNSSPWWPLATGAGNTSREAEALGEGNGPPRDVRNEELAKLEIAVLAVTFAVAVLGNSSVLLALHRTPRKTSRMHLFIRHLSLADLAVAFFQVLPQMCWDITYRFRGPDWLCRVVKHLQVFGMFASAYMLVVMTADRYIAVCHPLKTLQQPARRSRLMIAAAWVLSFVLSTPQYFVFSMIEVNNVTKARDCWATFIQPWGSRAYVTWMTGGIFVAPVVILGTCYGFICYNIWRNVRGKTASRQSKGAEQAGVAFQKGFLLAPCVSSVKSISRAKIRTVKMTFVIVTAYIVCWAPFFIIQMWSVWDPKSVWTESENPTITITALLGSLNSCCNPWIYMFFSGHLLQDCVQSFPCCQNMKEKFNKEDTDSMSRRQTFYSNNRSPTNSTGMWKDSPKSSKSIKFIPVST, from the exons ATGGACAGCATGCGTCTCTCCGCCGGTCCCGACGCGGGGCCCTCGGGCAACTCCAGCCCATGGTGGCCCCTGGCCACCGGCGCTGGCAACACAAGCCGGGAGGCCGAAGCCCTCGGGGAAGGCAACGGCCCACCGAGGGACGTGCGCAACGAGGAGCTGGCCAAACTGGAGATCGCCGTGCTGGCGGTGACTTTCGCGGTGGCCGTGCTGGGCAACAGCAGCGTACTGCTGGCTCTGCACCGGACGCCGCGCAAGACGTCCCGCATGCATCTCTTCATCCGACACCTCAGCCTGGCCGACCTGGCCGTGGCATTCTTCCAGGTGCTGCCGCAAATGTGCTGGGACATCACCTACCGCTTCCGCGGCCCCGACTGGCTGTGCCGCGTGGTGAAGCACCTGCAGGTGTTCGGCATGTTCGCGTCGGCCTACATGCTGGTAGTCATGACAGCCGACCGCTACATCGCCGTGTGCCACCCGCTCAAGACTCTGCAACAGCCCGCGCGCCGCTCGCGCCTCATGATCGCGGCCGCCTGGGTGCTGAGCTTCGTGCTGAGCACGCCGCAGTACTTCGTCTTCTCCATGATCGAGGTGAACAATGTCACCAAGGCCCGCGACTGCTGGGCCACCTTCATCCAGCCCTGGGGTTCTCGTGCCTACGTGACCTGGATGACGGGCGGCATCTTTGTGGCGCCCGTGGTCATCTTGGGTACCTGCTACGGCTTCATCTGCTACAACATCTGGCGCAACGTCCGCGGGAAGACGGCGTCGCGCCAGAGCAAGGGTGCAGAGCAAGCGGGTGTGGCCTTCCAAAAGGGGTTCCTGCTCGCACCCTGTGTCAGCAGCGTGAAGTCCATTTCCCGGGCCAAGATCCGCACGGTGAAGATGACTTTTGTGATCGTGACGGCTTACATCGTCTGCTGGGCGCCTTTCTTCATCATCCAGATGTGGTCTGTCTGGGATCCCAAGTCCGTCTGGACCG AATCGGAAAAccctaccatcaccatcactgcaTTACTGGGTTCCTTGAATAGCTGCTGTAATCCCTGGATATACATGTTTTTTAGTGGCCATCTCCTTCAGGACTGTGTTCAAAGCTTCCCATGCTGCcaaaacatgaaggaaaaattcAACAAAGAAGATACTGACAGTATGAGCAGAAGACAGACTTTTTATTCTAACAATCGAAGCCCAACAAACAGCACGGGTATGTGGAAGGACTCACCTAAATCTTCCAAGTCCATCAAATTCATTCCTGTTTCAACTTGA